A genomic window from Flavobacterium johnsoniae includes:
- a CDS encoding DUF1810 domain-containing protein: MTYAKNDLTRFLDAQNKLYLTAFSEIKKGKKETHWMWFIFPQIKGLGKSNLSDYYGVADLKEATAFLNHPILSKHLIEISKLMLTLNKKSAEGILGELGAKKLHSSMSLFVQVENAHPVFQQVLDTFFFGHLDQMTLNFTKKNTANLPVAVLS; the protein is encoded by the coding sequence ATGACTTACGCAAAGAATGATTTGACCCGATTTTTAGATGCACAAAATAAATTGTATTTAACTGCTTTTTCTGAAATTAAAAAAGGTAAAAAAGAAACGCATTGGATGTGGTTTATATTTCCGCAAATCAAAGGTTTAGGAAAAAGCAATCTTTCTGATTATTATGGTGTTGCAGATTTAAAAGAAGCTACAGCGTTTTTAAATCATCCAATTTTATCGAAACATTTAATTGAGATTTCTAAACTTATGCTTACTTTAAATAAAAAATCTGCTGAAGGAATTTTGGGCGAACTAGGCGCTAAAAAATTGCATTCTTCTATGAGTTTATTTGTTCAGGTCGAAAATGCGCATCCGGTTTTTCAACAAGTTTTAGATACTTTTTTCTTCGGACATTTGGATCAAATGACTTTAAATTTTACTAAAAAAAATACTGCAAATCTGCCAGTTGCAGTACTTTCTTAA
- a CDS encoding M16 family metallopeptidase — protein sequence MKYSKKIAILLFVAGCFSSAKAQNFKSTDPIAVNQKIKKGVLPNGMTYYIYPTEVNKNTASYYIIQNVGSILENDQQKGLAHFLEHMAFNGTKHFEGKGILNTLQKQGAVFGKNINAYTSTDETVYNLDNIPSKDGGVVDTCLLVLHDWSNFLSLTNEEIDAERGVITEEWRTRQNAGARIYNQLAPYYYNNSLYAERMPIGDMDIVKNFKYQVLKDFYKDWYRPDLQAIAIVGDINADEIEAKIKKLFADIPTPQNPKKRFEIAIPERLEPTFKLALDKEISTSNISFMIRHETEKSTNTYAELEKTTQQRLSFSILNNRLAEMAQKQECPFKGAKIGYQNYSRLNDIWIMSISPKPEKQAEAFALVMKEWVRAYKFGFSKGEIERAVTETISGYENYLDKQNEISHKQVIGMVKDDYLKHDVIADPVAEFKMVKSILKNIDTKILQEQISKLYTQKNRVVTVTGVEGEENLTQEKAFDIIQKAENDSSLQAYVDTFEGKTLLGNLKINPGKIVSEKKETAIDATTFVLSNGVKVHYKFADKNKKQVNLEAESQGGISLYKFEDMPSAYRSTSLAMMSGIGELSNVDLEKVLKGKIANSYVTISSLKEEVSGSANVKDIETMMELVHLRFVQPRFDLQMYDLLKQRLQNSLKNRENDINAKMQDSMSNIVYGKNNPKIRPLDQKYIDDLSFEKMKSIYLDRFADVSNFQFYIVGDVTPEVLKPLLEKYIASIKGIKRKEKFKIDVPEWTSKKIDRDVFIKMETPKSSVNIAFMKDYAYSQKNRILNSFLGDILTLRYTESLREKEGGTYGAQVKGSLVKDPIAKGGIQITFDCDADKVEHLLPIVYQEIDKIKKGEIASEDIEKTRKNYLKSREDSKNFNSYSMSLLSNYFEEGYNINDPKNFEDIVKNISAKDIQDFANALLANADSMEIVFKPLK from the coding sequence ATGAAATACAGCAAAAAAATAGCAATCTTACTGTTTGTCGCTGGATGTTTTTCATCCGCGAAAGCGCAAAACTTTAAATCGACTGATCCAATTGCGGTTAATCAAAAGATAAAAAAGGGAGTTTTGCCAAACGGAATGACGTATTATATTTATCCGACTGAGGTAAATAAAAATACGGCAAGTTATTATATCATTCAAAACGTGGGTTCTATTTTAGAAAATGACCAGCAGAAAGGTCTGGCGCATTTTCTAGAACATATGGCGTTTAACGGAACCAAACATTTTGAAGGAAAAGGCATTTTGAATACACTTCAAAAACAAGGAGCCGTTTTCGGAAAAAACATCAATGCTTACACGAGCACAGACGAAACGGTTTACAACTTAGACAATATTCCGTCAAAAGATGGCGGAGTTGTCGATACTTGTTTGCTGGTTCTGCACGATTGGTCCAATTTTTTATCTCTAACGAATGAAGAAATCGACGCAGAACGTGGCGTGATTACAGAAGAATGGCGTACGAGACAAAATGCTGGAGCTAGAATTTATAATCAATTAGCGCCTTATTATTACAATAATTCGCTTTACGCAGAACGCATGCCGATTGGCGATATGGATATTGTGAAAAACTTCAAATATCAGGTTTTAAAAGATTTTTATAAAGATTGGTATCGTCCAGATTTACAGGCAATCGCCATTGTTGGAGATATTAATGCAGACGAAATTGAAGCAAAAATCAAAAAACTTTTTGCAGATATTCCGACGCCTCAAAATCCGAAAAAACGTTTTGAAATTGCGATTCCAGAAAGACTAGAACCAACGTTCAAATTGGCATTAGACAAAGAAATTTCGACTTCGAATATTAGTTTTATGATTCGCCATGAAACTGAAAAATCAACGAATACTTATGCCGAATTAGAAAAAACAACCCAGCAAAGATTATCTTTTTCTATTTTGAATAATCGTTTGGCAGAAATGGCTCAAAAACAAGAATGTCCATTTAAAGGCGCAAAAATCGGATACCAAAACTATTCTCGATTAAATGACATTTGGATAATGAGTATTTCTCCAAAACCAGAAAAACAAGCTGAGGCTTTTGCTTTGGTTATGAAAGAATGGGTTCGCGCATATAAATTTGGTTTTTCTAAAGGCGAAATCGAAAGAGCCGTTACAGAAACTATTTCGGGTTATGAAAATTATTTAGATAAGCAAAATGAGATTTCGCACAAACAAGTGATCGGAATGGTAAAAGACGATTATTTGAAACATGATGTAATAGCAGATCCTGTTGCTGAATTTAAAATGGTAAAAAGTATTTTAAAAAATATTGACACTAAAATTCTTCAAGAACAAATTAGCAAATTATATACACAGAAAAATCGCGTAGTAACGGTAACTGGTGTTGAAGGCGAAGAAAATTTAACACAAGAAAAAGCATTTGATATTATTCAGAAAGCCGAAAACGATTCTTCATTGCAAGCTTATGTAGATACATTTGAAGGAAAAACACTTTTAGGAAATCTGAAAATTAATCCAGGAAAAATTGTTTCTGAGAAAAAAGAAACAGCCATTGATGCGACTACTTTTGTTTTGAGTAATGGTGTAAAAGTACATTACAAATTTGCAGATAAAAACAAAAAACAAGTCAATTTAGAAGCAGAAAGTCAGGGCGGAATCTCTTTGTATAAATTTGAAGACATGCCTTCTGCGTATCGTTCTACAAGTTTGGCAATGATGTCTGGAATTGGCGAACTTTCAAATGTTGATTTGGAAAAGGTTTTAAAAGGGAAAATTGCAAATTCTTACGTAACTATTAGCTCTTTAAAAGAAGAAGTAAGCGGTTCTGCAAATGTAAAAGACATTGAAACCATGATGGAATTGGTTCATTTACGTTTTGTGCAGCCGAGATTTGATCTTCAGATGTATGATCTTTTAAAACAAAGACTTCAAAATTCTTTAAAAAACAGAGAAAACGACATAAATGCAAAAATGCAGGATAGTATGTCGAATATTGTTTACGGAAAAAATAATCCAAAAATTCGACCATTAGATCAAAAGTATATTGATGATTTATCTTTTGAAAAAATGAAATCTATTTATTTAGACCGTTTTGCAGACGTTTCAAACTTTCAATTTTATATTGTGGGAGATGTTACTCCAGAAGTTTTGAAACCATTATTAGAAAAATATATTGCGAGCATAAAAGGAATTAAAAGAAAAGAAAAATTCAAAATCGATGTTCCAGAATGGACTTCGAAGAAAATTGATCGTGATGTTTTTATAAAAATGGAAACTCCTAAAAGTTCTGTAAATATTGCTTTTATGAAAGATTACGCTTATTCTCAAAAGAATAGAATTTTGAATTCTTTTTTAGGTGATATTCTGACTTTGCGCTACACAGAAAGTCTTCGTGAAAAAGAAGGCGGTACTTATGGCGCACAAGTTAAAGGTTCTTTAGTAAAAGATCCAATTGCAAAAGGAGGTATTCAAATTACTTTTGATTGTGATGCAGACAAAGTAGAACATTTATTGCCAATTGTATATCAGGAAATTGATAAAATCAAAAAAGGCGAAATTGCTTCAGAAGATATTGAAAAGACAAGAAAAAATTACTTAAAATCTAGAGAAGACAGCAAAAACTTTAACAGTTACAGCATGAGTTTGCTTTCGAATTATTTTGAAGAAGGTTACAATATAAATGATCCGAAAAATTTTGAAGACATTGTAAAAAACATTTCAGCCAAAGACATTCAGGATTTTGCTAACGCTTTATTAGCAAATGCAGATTCTATGGAAATTGTTTTCAAACCGCTAAAATAA
- a CDS encoding protein-disulfide reductase DsbD family protein, whose translation MKNNIFLLGFFLLFSTFIKAQIYNPIKWKTSVENISGNEYELQVKAIIEPGWHLYSQNVQDGGPIPTRFSFAKSSEFELFGGVKEEKGKIVNDPVFKMQIKFFEKETTFRQRIRLLSSNPLKIKADVEFMVCNDENCLPPGTDELEFNIVPSAKAKTLIESAVNTETKIEEVDSSGTVLQEKKAEIVLSKIVKTPQKVFKKQNPETASRSLWTIFILSFFSGFAALLTPCVFPMIPMTVSFFTKQSKTKSQGIRKAIFYGIAIITIYIFLGAIVTWIFGADSLNALSTNVWFNLIFFVLLMIFAFSFLGAFEIMLPNAWANKVDSQADKGGIIGILFMALALAIVSFSCTGPIVGTLLVEAASRGGIAPFVGMFGFSLALALPFTLFAAFPGWLNSLPKSGGWLNSVKVFLGFLEMALAFKFLSNADLVLQLHWLERETFLAIWIAIFGTLTFYLFGKIQLPHDSPISNISVPRLGLGVVVLAFTIYLIPGIWGAPLKMISGFPPPMHYSEIPNGLNNSSSKEIAQNLPEGAELGPHNIIAFTDYDLGMQYAKKIGKPVMIDFTGHACVNCRKMEDNVWSDEKIQKILKGDLVLISLYVDDKRELNPEEQITSKLTGKKLKYIGQKWSEFQTLTYKTNAQPFYVLVNHEGETLNETSAYNPDIKEYLNWLQKGVSNFEKSS comes from the coding sequence ATGAAAAATAATATTTTTTTATTGGGCTTCTTCCTGTTGTTTTCCACTTTCATTAAAGCTCAAATCTACAATCCTATAAAATGGAAAACCAGTGTCGAGAATATTTCTGGAAATGAATACGAATTGCAGGTAAAAGCCATTATAGAGCCAGGCTGGCATTTATACAGTCAGAATGTACAAGACGGAGGACCAATTCCGACTCGCTTTTCTTTTGCTAAAAGTTCTGAATTTGAGTTGTTTGGAGGAGTAAAAGAAGAAAAAGGCAAAATTGTAAACGATCCTGTTTTTAAAATGCAGATTAAGTTTTTTGAGAAAGAAACCACTTTTAGACAGCGCATTAGATTACTATCATCGAACCCTTTAAAAATTAAAGCAGATGTTGAGTTTATGGTTTGTAACGATGAAAATTGCCTTCCGCCTGGAACTGATGAATTGGAGTTTAACATTGTTCCTTCCGCGAAAGCGAAAACTTTAATTGAAAGTGCAGTAAATACAGAAACAAAAATTGAAGAAGTTGATTCTTCTGGAACAGTCTTACAAGAAAAAAAAGCAGAAATTGTTCTGTCAAAAATTGTAAAAACGCCTCAAAAAGTGTTTAAAAAACAAAATCCAGAAACAGCATCAAGAAGTTTATGGACAATTTTTATCTTGTCTTTTTTCTCAGGTTTTGCGGCTTTGCTTACGCCTTGCGTTTTCCCAATGATTCCGATGACGGTGAGTTTTTTTACCAAACAAAGCAAAACCAAATCGCAAGGAATTAGAAAAGCCATTTTTTACGGAATTGCAATTATTACCATTTATATCTTTCTCGGAGCCATAGTGACTTGGATTTTTGGAGCAGATTCTCTAAACGCGCTTTCGACAAATGTTTGGTTCAATCTGATCTTTTTTGTTCTTCTAATGATTTTTGCATTCTCTTTTTTGGGCGCATTCGAAATTATGTTGCCAAATGCATGGGCAAACAAAGTCGATTCGCAGGCAGATAAAGGTGGAATTATCGGAATATTATTTATGGCTTTGGCTTTGGCAATTGTATCATTTTCTTGCACAGGTCCAATTGTCGGAACTTTATTGGTAGAAGCCGCTTCGCGCGGAGGAATTGCACCTTTTGTCGGAATGTTTGGTTTTTCTCTCGCTTTGGCATTGCCGTTTACTTTGTTTGCGGCTTTTCCGGGTTGGTTGAATTCGTTGCCAAAATCGGGCGGTTGGCTCAATTCGGTTAAAGTATTTTTAGGATTTTTAGAAATGGCTTTGGCTTTTAAATTTCTATCAAATGCAGATTTGGTTTTACAATTGCATTGGTTAGAAAGAGAAACATTTTTAGCGATTTGGATTGCCATTTTCGGAACGCTGACTTTTTATTTATTTGGAAAAATCCAATTGCCGCACGATAGTCCGATTTCGAATATCAGTGTTCCAAGATTAGGACTTGGAGTTGTAGTTCTGGCTTTTACCATTTATTTAATTCCAGGAATTTGGGGCGCGCCATTGAAAATGATTAGCGGTTTTCCGCCGCCAATGCATTATAGTGAAATTCCGAATGGTTTAAATAATTCATCGTCGAAAGAAATAGCACAAAATCTTCCAGAAGGCGCAGAACTTGGTCCGCATAATATTATAGCCTTTACCGATTATGATTTAGGAATGCAATACGCCAAAAAAATCGGAAAACCTGTTATGATTGATTTTACAGGTCATGCCTGCGTAAATTGCCGTAAAATGGAAGATAATGTTTGGTCTGACGAAAAGATTCAGAAAATCTTAAAAGGCGATTTGGTTTTGATTTCGCTATATGTAGATGACAAAAGAGAATTAAATCCAGAGGAACAAATTACTTCAAAACTTACAGGAAAAAAACTAAAATACATTGGACAAAAATGGAGCGAATTTCAAACGCTTACTTATAAAACAAACGCACAGCCATTTTATGTTTTGGTTAATCATGAGGGAGAAACTTTAAATGAGACTTCGGCGTATAATCCTGATATTAAGGAGTATTTAAACTGGCTTCAAAAAGGAGTTTCTAATTTTGAGAAAAGTTCGTAA
- a CDS encoding thioredoxin family protein, with protein MKRFFKIASAVLLLACHSFALKAQTQSTEESWKQAKKQAQTEKKLIFVDLYFTGCMPCAQMDKEVFPDPKVAALLNADFVTFKSDILKEEIGKKLCMKYGVTGFPTFLLMNADGKIIDIAGGFHNVEQFTALLQNAKESAKKGNFKKYSPEIQEKDYPDFYKQAYLDGKRNVPFEVIDSYLKSKDASDEISFVIVTGLRVGKQYDDAFLLNSKKFAKDYGRWNVTTHVFSILQRKKKEFEKKKDLKGFTELVNDSKELYTPEEFEKYSGILLKDFGVEKVVVNPSASQK; from the coding sequence ATGAAACGATTTTTTAAAATCGCAAGCGCAGTTTTGCTGCTTGCCTGTCATTCTTTTGCCTTAAAAGCACAGACACAATCTACAGAAGAAAGCTGGAAACAAGCCAAAAAACAAGCTCAAACGGAGAAAAAATTAATCTTTGTCGATTTGTATTTCACAGGTTGTATGCCTTGCGCACAAATGGACAAAGAAGTATTTCCAGATCCAAAAGTAGCGGCTCTTTTAAATGCTGATTTTGTCACTTTCAAATCGGATATTTTGAAAGAAGAAATTGGTAAAAAGTTGTGCATGAAATATGGCGTAACTGGTTTTCCAACTTTTTTGTTGATGAATGCCGATGGAAAAATAATTGATATTGCTGGCGGTTTTCATAACGTAGAGCAATTTACAGCCTTGCTTCAAAACGCTAAAGAATCGGCTAAAAAAGGGAATTTCAAAAAGTACAGCCCAGAAATTCAAGAAAAAGACTATCCAGATTTTTACAAACAAGCTTATTTAGACGGAAAAAGAAATGTTCCTTTTGAAGTAATCGATTCGTATTTAAAATCTAAAGACGCTTCCGACGAAATTTCTTTTGTAATCGTTACAGGTTTAAGAGTCGGTAAACAATACGATGACGCCTTTCTTTTAAACAGTAAAAAATTTGCGAAAGACTATGGAAGATGGAATGTGACAACTCACGTATTTTCCATTTTGCAACGCAAGAAAAAAGAGTTCGAAAAAAAGAAGGATTTAAAAGGTTTTACAGAATTAGTAAATGATTCTAAAGAACTCTACACACCAGAAGAATTCGAAAAATATTCTGGTATTTTATTGAAAGATTTTGGAGTAGAAAAAGTGGTAGTTAATCCGTCGGCTTCACAAAAGTAA
- a CDS encoding peptidase domain-containing ABC transporter → MTPFKRFYNLLQLDKRDVYQIIFYAAFAGLVNLSLPLGIQAIINFIQSGQLSVSWIVLVILVTIGVGFGGILTILQLRIVENLQQRIFVRSSFEFAYRMPLIKFKEMYSEYAPEKANRFFDTLMVQKGTAKLLLDFCTAFLQVGLGIILLVLYHSFFMVIGLLFIVILWVIFKFSYKDGLETSLNESKFKYKVAAWLQEIARNRESFRRKGAFEYALERNDGYVSNYVNYREKHFQVMKKQYIQLTIFKVIVTAALLSIGGFLVIHHQMNIGQFVAAEIVIVLLINSVEKIIFGLESFYDVLTSVEKIGQVTDMEISCIPETSDKTEKGINIETESINYNYPEHNKKSLKNINLKISQGEKIILTGTNGAGKSTLLRLLSGVLEPESGAMYVTDNYMNRLSEDTYRAQAGTFLQGDTLFAGTIRENIVFGNEELNSDDLKWALDNVGLTPYIKTFENGLENQIHPGGRELSASDVQKILLARSIVSKPNILFLEDPVDKMDELTSNKIVDFLLSEENDWTVIVTSKSDIWKSKCSRMITIDDGKIINDIKL, encoded by the coding sequence ATGACACCATTTAAACGTTTTTATAACTTATTGCAGCTTGATAAGCGCGATGTATATCAAATTATCTTCTATGCTGCATTTGCAGGTTTAGTAAATCTTTCCCTGCCTTTAGGAATCCAGGCCATTATTAATTTCATTCAAAGCGGACAGCTGAGCGTTTCTTGGATTGTTCTTGTAATTCTAGTTACAATTGGAGTTGGTTTTGGCGGAATTTTGACCATTTTACAGCTCCGAATTGTAGAAAATCTGCAACAGCGAATTTTCGTTCGATCTTCTTTTGAATTTGCTTATAGAATGCCCTTAATTAAATTTAAGGAAATGTATTCAGAATATGCTCCAGAAAAAGCAAACCGCTTTTTTGATACTTTAATGGTGCAAAAAGGAACAGCAAAATTGCTTTTAGATTTCTGTACAGCATTTCTTCAAGTTGGTCTTGGTATTATTTTATTAGTCTTATACCATTCTTTCTTTATGGTTATCGGACTTCTTTTCATTGTCATTTTATGGGTAATTTTTAAATTCTCATACAAAGACGGATTAGAAACCAGTCTTAACGAATCAAAATTTAAATATAAAGTTGCAGCGTGGCTTCAAGAAATTGCTAGAAACAGAGAAAGTTTCCGCAGAAAAGGAGCTTTCGAATATGCTTTAGAAAGAAACGACGGTTATGTGAGTAACTACGTAAATTACCGCGAAAAGCACTTTCAGGTAATGAAAAAACAATATATTCAGCTTACTATTTTTAAAGTAATTGTTACTGCTGCCTTATTATCGATCGGTGGTTTTCTGGTAATTCACCACCAAATGAACATAGGGCAGTTCGTAGCAGCTGAAATTGTAATTGTATTATTGATTAACTCGGTAGAAAAAATCATTTTCGGATTAGAATCTTTCTACGACGTTTTGACTTCTGTCGAAAAAATTGGTCAAGTAACCGATATGGAAATTTCTTGTATTCCTGAAACTTCAGACAAAACAGAGAAAGGAATCAATATCGAGACAGAAAGCATCAATTACAATTATCCAGAACACAATAAAAAGTCTCTTAAGAATATTAATTTGAAAATCTCTCAAGGAGAAAAAATCATTCTTACGGGAACAAACGGTGCAGGAAAAAGTACTTTATTGCGATTACTTTCAGGAGTTTTAGAACCAGAAAGTGGTGCGATGTATGTGACCGATAATTATATGAATCGTCTTAGCGAAGATACATATCGCGCACAAGCAGGTACATTTTTGCAAGGCGATACCTTATTTGCAGGAACAATTCGTGAGAATATTGTTTTTGGAAATGAAGAATTAAATAGCGATGATTTAAAATGGGCTTTAGATAATGTAGGTCTTACACCTTACATCAAAACTTTCGAGAATGGATTAGAAAATCAAATTCATCCCGGAGGACGTGAACTTTCTGCTTCTGATGTTCAAAAGATTCTTTTGGCAAGAAGTATTGTGAGCAAACCAAATATTTTATTCTTAGAAGATCCAGTTGATAAAATGGACGAATTGACTTCGAATAAAATTGTTGATTTTTTACTTTCCGAAGAAAATGATTGGACTGTAATTGTAACTTCTAAAAGTGATATTTGGAAAAGCAAATGCAGCCGTATGATTACGATTGACGACGGAAAAATTATTAACGACATAAAGCTTTAA
- a CDS encoding TlpA family protein disulfide reductase has product MKKNAFYFIMTFIMVQMSYAVNLSDYAVIKGTIAIPDLKTKEITLYNVEEGKPVVAATAKVNSLGEFGFLTPVSAAGFYYVDYGQFKSRNQLIRLYLEPKLDINLAISKDSYVLSGKNIGQNALVQKANEIYNEFAPFARLGGNVTYVEFYPFIDKGVAKADEFSKSIKTKDATFNKLLKLAVATDVEELTYTFFRMPRTAFPDKDDRPAVIKTWQTDKKFTDPDLLKLQNGVSLMSNYFFYVTMNSGDAPKRLDLTEAITHITDPALKDVYLRDAVATSRMKIEEYEKIAPSIKPLMVSDASKAFLLEYEKVLHKSVGQKGLDFTYKDINDKPVSFSDFKGKFVYIDLWATWCGPCKTEIPHMKKIEEDYHGKNIVFVSLSLDKAKDAQKWKDYVTKEQLKGIQLMTDKDFGSDVAKNYDVNAIPRFLLFDTKGNIINADALRPSNPELRVQLDKLLKS; this is encoded by the coding sequence ATGAAAAAGAATGCTTTTTATTTCATTATGACCTTTATTATGGTTCAAATGAGTTATGCTGTAAATCTGTCTGATTATGCAGTAATTAAAGGAACAATTGCGATTCCAGATTTAAAAACAAAAGAAATCACGCTTTACAATGTTGAAGAAGGAAAGCCAGTTGTTGCGGCTACCGCAAAAGTTAATTCTCTGGGGGAGTTTGGCTTTTTGACACCAGTTTCAGCCGCTGGCTTTTATTATGTGGATTATGGACAATTTAAAAGCAGAAACCAATTAATTCGTTTGTATTTAGAGCCAAAATTGGATATCAATCTTGCAATAAGTAAAGATTCTTACGTTTTGAGCGGAAAAAATATCGGACAGAACGCTTTAGTTCAAAAAGCAAATGAAATCTATAACGAATTTGCACCTTTTGCGAGATTAGGCGGAAATGTAACTTACGTAGAATTTTATCCTTTCATTGACAAAGGAGTTGCAAAAGCTGATGAATTTTCTAAATCTATAAAAACGAAAGACGCGACATTCAATAAATTATTAAAATTGGCCGTTGCAACAGATGTTGAAGAATTGACTTATACTTTTTTCAGAATGCCAAGAACTGCATTTCCAGATAAAGACGATCGTCCTGCCGTAATAAAAACTTGGCAGACAGATAAAAAGTTTACAGATCCAGATTTATTAAAATTGCAAAATGGCGTTTCTCTAATGTCAAATTATTTCTTTTATGTAACAATGAATTCTGGTGATGCGCCAAAACGTTTAGATTTAACAGAAGCAATTACGCATATTACAGATCCAGCGCTTAAAGATGTTTATTTGCGCGATGCCGTTGCAACTTCTAGAATGAAAATCGAAGAATACGAGAAAATTGCGCCAAGTATTAAACCATTAATGGTTTCAGATGCTAGTAAAGCATTTTTATTAGAGTACGAAAAAGTGTTGCATAAAAGTGTAGGACAGAAAGGGTTAGATTTTACTTATAAAGATATCAATGACAAACCAGTTTCTTTTTCAGATTTTAAAGGTAAATTTGTCTACATCGATTTATGGGCAACTTGGTGCGGACCTTGTAAAACTGAGATTCCTCACATGAAAAAAATCGAGGAAGATTATCACGGAAAAAATATCGTTTTTGTAAGCCTTTCATTAGACAAAGCAAAAGATGCTCAAAAATGGAAAGATTACGTTACAAAAGAACAATTAAAAGGAATTCAGTTAATGACTGACAAAGATTTTGGTTCTGATGTGGCTAAAAATTATGATGTGAATGCCATTCCGAGATTTTTATTATTTGATACAAAAGGAAATATCATCAACGCCGATGCGCTTCGTCCGTCCAATCCAGAATTGAGAGTTCAATTGGATAAATTATTGAAGAGTTAA
- a CDS encoding retropepsin-like aspartic protease, with product MKKIFLFSILIFSCSINAQNSIQKSIEIFEKAFQNKDYNSMKNLLAPQFTVGVGDASSNEYYLNGIFNAFPVLDSIQIGKKVEMKNETYVLADFCFKGKEKKPTQFVFNSENKILYVTFFDGLYKVDRHAAVKEVASIPFEIIENGIAIKIKLNKADREFLMLFDTGADGMALNPDSAYKAGVVVTKTKSASVVGGSQEVKYSADNTIYIGDQVLKNQGLVIFPKHGVYDGLFGANLLRNFITSVNFDTMTIDLYNFGNFNYWGKAKPFVFDYKSGLPVVKMNLTFEDKKTVEGNFTFDTGAGYDLIAYGPFNHKNNLEANFKTEYTSVNYSLGKQTKIVGGAIPNVAINGNNFPNVTVALQEYDEANKNWAFADGSLGIDLIKRFNFTIDLLHKTVYLEPNKNFKKTPYFYLGGMDLDFDDNQNLIVKRIIDQQNEDLKKIKTGAKVTQINDFEAKDLLKPENLKKLKESKESKDFIIEQGDQSMQISI from the coding sequence ATGAAAAAGATCTTCTTGTTTTCAATATTGATTTTTAGCTGTTCGATTAATGCACAAAATAGCATTCAGAAATCTATTGAAATTTTCGAAAAAGCATTTCAGAATAAAGATTACAACAGCATGAAAAATCTTTTGGCACCACAGTTTACTGTTGGTGTTGGAGATGCTTCATCAAACGAATATTATTTGAACGGAATTTTCAATGCGTTTCCTGTTTTGGATTCTATTCAAATTGGAAAAAAGGTGGAAATGAAAAACGAAACCTATGTTTTGGCTGATTTTTGTTTTAAAGGAAAAGAAAAAAAGCCGACTCAGTTTGTTTTCAATTCGGAGAATAAAATATTGTACGTAACATTTTTTGATGGTTTATACAAAGTCGACAGACATGCAGCAGTAAAAGAAGTGGCAAGTATTCCGTTTGAAATTATCGAAAACGGAATCGCCATTAAAATAAAATTAAATAAAGCCGATAGAGAATTTTTAATGCTTTTTGATACCGGCGCAGACGGAATGGCTTTAAATCCCGATAGTGCTTACAAAGCTGGAGTTGTGGTAACCAAAACCAAATCGGCTTCTGTGGTTGGCGGAAGTCAAGAAGTAAAGTATTCTGCGGACAATACCATTTATATTGGCGATCAGGTTTTAAAAAATCAAGGTTTGGTCATTTTTCCGAAACATGGTGTTTACGACGGATTGTTTGGCGCAAACTTGTTGCGAAATTTCATTACGTCTGTCAATTTTGATACGATGACAATCGATTTGTACAATTTTGGAAATTTCAATTATTGGGGAAAAGCAAAACCATTTGTTTTTGATTATAAATCGGGACTTCCAGTCGTAAAAATGAATCTGACTTTTGAAGACAAAAAAACAGTCGAAGGCAATTTTACTTTTGATACTGGTGCAGGTTACGATTTAATCGCGTACGGACCTTTCAATCATAAAAATAATCTGGAAGCAAACTTCAAAACAGAATATACTTCTGTGAATTACAGTTTAGGAAAACAAACCAAAATCGTAGGCGGCGCAATTCCGAATGTGGCAATTAACGGAAATAATTTTCCAAACGTAACCGTAGCGCTTCAAGAATATGACGAAGCCAATAAAAACTGGGCTTTCGCCGATGGATCTTTAGGAATCGATTTAATTAAACGCTTCAATTTTACGATTGATCTTTTGCACAAAACGGTTTATTTAGAACCCAATAAAAACTTCAAAAAAACACCTTATTTCTACTTAGGCGGAATGGATTTAGATTTTGATGACAACCAAAATTTAATAGTAAAAAGAATTATAGATCAGCAAAATGAAGATTTAAAGAAAATAAAAACCGGAGCAAAAGTGACTCAGATAAATGATTTCGAAGCCAAAGATTTATTAAAACCAGAAAATCTTAAAAAGCTGAAAGAATCTAAGGAAAGCAAAGATTTTATCATCGAGCAGGGCGATCAATCCATGCAAATTTCAATTTAA